A genomic window from Chitinophagales bacterium includes:
- a CDS encoding sodium-translocating pyrophosphatase, translating into MSNWFYLIPCFGIVALIFTAIKSAWVVKQDAGNDRMKEISRYIAEGAMAFLKSEWKILGYFVAIAAVLLIVLGYSDENSSPMIALAFICGALFSATAGYIGMRIATKANVRTTQAAQTSLSKALAVSFSGGSVMGLGVTGLAVLGLGSLFILFYNLFVHDSTDPNQLRTALEVLTGFSLGAESIALFARVGGGIYTKAADVGADLVGKVEAGIPEDDPRNPATIADNVGDNVGDVAGMGADLFGSFVATILGTMVLGREVRSNDNFSGLGPILLPMMTAGIGIIFSIVGTYFVRISETAPAVARSVQRALNMGNWSAIIFTAIASYFIVDYLLADQLTLRGHDFTKMGVYGAIILGLVVGTLMSLITEYYTSIGKRPVTSIVQKSLTGHATNIIGGLAIGMESTVFPILVLAGGIYGSYQLAGLYGVAIAAAGMMATTAMQLAIDAFGPIADNAGGIAEMSELPKEVREKTDILDTVGNTTAATGKGFAIASAALTSLALFAAFVGIAGISHIDIYKADVLAGLFIGGMIPFIFSSLAISAVGEAAMSMVHEVRRQFREIPGIMEGTAKPEYDKCVAISTQASIRKMMAPGAIALVTPVVIGFAFGPEVLGGMLAGATVSGVLMGIFQSNAGGAWDNAKKSFEKGVEIQGQMYYKKSDPHKASVTGDTVGDPFKDTSGPSMNILIKLMSIVSLVIAPAIAVHPGTDNPNGSFPSSQMIVPSSINESHECCSDPSRTETILKISSQGQKQLLIQGDVAVNLPEDNNSIDSVNYKIR; encoded by the coding sequence ATGAGCAATTGGTTTTACCTGATTCCCTGTTTTGGCATTGTGGCGCTGATCTTTACTGCAATAAAATCAGCATGGGTAGTGAAGCAGGATGCAGGTAACGACAGAATGAAAGAAATTTCCAGGTACATTGCTGAAGGTGCAATGGCTTTTTTAAAGTCGGAATGGAAAATACTCGGATACTTTGTAGCAATTGCAGCAGTATTGTTAATTGTGCTGGGGTACAGCGATGAAAATTCAAGCCCTATGATTGCTCTGGCTTTCATCTGCGGTGCTTTGTTTTCTGCAACAGCGGGGTATATAGGAATGCGGATTGCTACAAAAGCAAATGTCAGGACTACGCAGGCAGCTCAAACCAGTTTATCAAAAGCTTTAGCTGTTTCATTTAGCGGTGGATCCGTTATGGGCCTTGGTGTTACCGGCCTTGCAGTATTAGGATTAGGTTCCTTATTTATTCTTTTTTATAACCTGTTCGTTCACGACAGCACCGATCCCAATCAGCTTAGAACTGCATTGGAGGTGCTCACCGGTTTTTCCCTTGGGGCAGAAAGCATTGCTCTTTTCGCGCGTGTTGGGGGAGGAATATATACGAAGGCAGCTGACGTTGGTGCAGATTTGGTAGGGAAGGTAGAAGCAGGAATTCCCGAGGATGATCCTCGTAATCCTGCTACCATTGCTGATAATGTGGGTGATAATGTAGGTGATGTGGCAGGCATGGGTGCCGATCTTTTTGGCTCCTTTGTAGCTACTATTTTAGGTACCATGGTGCTTGGAAGAGAAGTACGCTCCAATGATAACTTCTCCGGGCTTGGTCCTATACTTTTACCTATGATGACTGCAGGTATAGGAATTATTTTTTCGATTGTAGGAACCTACTTTGTGAGGATAAGCGAAACAGCTCCTGCTGTAGCCCGTTCCGTTCAGCGGGCACTCAATATGGGCAACTGGAGTGCAATTATTTTTACCGCTATTGCTTCTTACTTTATTGTGGATTATTTATTAGCTGATCAGCTAACCTTGCGTGGTCATGATTTTACTAAAATGGGAGTTTATGGAGCAATTATTTTAGGATTGGTGGTTGGAACGCTGATGAGCCTGATAACAGAATACTATACATCAATAGGCAAGCGTCCTGTTACTTCTATTGTTCAGAAATCACTTACAGGCCATGCAACAAACATTATTGGTGGATTAGCCATAGGGATGGAATCGACTGTTTTTCCTATTCTTGTTCTGGCAGGCGGCATTTATGGCTCCTATCAGCTTGCTGGATTATACGGGGTTGCCATTGCTGCGGCAGGTATGATGGCAACTACTGCAATGCAATTGGCTATTGATGCATTCGGACCTATTGCAGATAATGCCGGAGGTATTGCAGAAATGAGTGAATTGCCAAAGGAAGTCCGTGAAAAAACAGACATCCTTGATACGGTGGGAAATACCACTGCTGCTACTGGAAAGGGTTTCGCAATTGCTTCAGCAGCTTTGACCTCGCTTGCATTGTTTGCAGCCTTTGTGGGCATTGCAGGCATATCACATATTGATATTTATAAAGCGGATGTTCTGGCAGGCTTATTTATTGGAGGAATGATTCCTTTTATTTTTTCTTCCCTTGCTATTTCCGCTGTAGGCGAAGCGGCAATGAGCATGGTTCATGAAGTGCGCCGGCAGTTCCGGGAGATTCCTGGAATTATGGAAGGGACTGCCAAACCTGAATATGATAAATGTGTCGCTATTTCTACACAGGCTTCTATACGGAAGATGATGGCTCCGGGTGCCATAGCATTGGTAACTCCCGTGGTGATTGGCTTTGCGTTTGGTCCTGAAGTGTTGGGTGGAATGCTTGCCGGTGCTACAGTTTCAGGTGTGCTTATGGGAATCTTTCAATCCAATGCAGGTGGTGCCTGGGACAATGCAAAGAAATCATTTGAAAAAGGTGTGGAAATACAGGGGCAGATGTATTATAAAAAGTCTGATCCGCATAAAGCTTCGGTTACGGGCGATACTGTTGGAGATCCCTTTAAAGATACCAGCGGGCCTTCCATGAACATCTTAATTAAACTAATGAGTATTGTGAGTTTGGTAATAGCCCCTGCTATAGCGGTGCATCCTGGTACTGATAATCCAAATGGTTCTTTTCCTTCTTCACAAATGATCGTGCCTTCTTCTATTAACGAGTCACATGAGTGCTGTTCTGATCCGAGTCGAACAGAAACCATTCTTAAAATTTCCAGTCAGGGTCAAAAACAATTATTGATTCAGGGGGATGTAGCAGTAAACCTTCCTGAAGACAATAACAGTATTGATTCTGTCAATTATAAGATTCGATAG